Proteins from one Pontibacter korlensis genomic window:
- the eno gene encoding phosphopyruvate hydratase: MSLITDIKARQIFDSRGNPTVEVDVMTETGIMGRAAVPSGASTGIHEAVELRDNDKGKYMGKGVLQAVKNVNDKIAEELVGFPVFDQNLLDKIMIELDGTPNKGNLGANAILGVSLAIARAAAQELNLPLYRYVGGVNANTLPVPMMNILNGGSHADNAIDFQEFMIMPIGAPTFSEALRMGSEVFHNLKNVLKKKGLSTNVGDEGGFAPNIASNVEAIEVVLQAIEAAGYKPGDDFMIAMDAASSEFYDASSGKYHFKKSSGDRLSSSDMVSYWAEWVNKYPIISIEDGMAEDDWAGWKQLTEAIGDKCQLVGDDLFVTNVERLQQGIDQGVANSILIKVNQIGTLTETINAINLGARNGYKSVMSHRSGETEDNTIADLAVALNTGQIKTGSSSRSDRMAKYNQLLRIEEELGEVAYYPGKKF, translated from the coding sequence ATGAGCTTAATCACTGACATTAAAGCCAGACAGATCTTCGACTCACGTGGTAACCCCACTGTTGAAGTAGATGTAATGACCGAGACAGGCATCATGGGCCGTGCAGCAGTTCCTTCAGGAGCGTCTACAGGTATACATGAGGCTGTGGAGCTTCGCGATAACGACAAGGGCAAGTACATGGGCAAAGGTGTACTGCAGGCTGTAAAGAACGTTAACGATAAGATTGCCGAAGAACTAGTAGGATTCCCGGTGTTTGACCAGAACCTGCTTGATAAGATCATGATCGAGTTGGATGGCACGCCAAACAAAGGAAACCTGGGTGCCAATGCTATTCTTGGTGTATCGCTAGCTATTGCTCGTGCTGCTGCACAAGAGCTAAACCTGCCGCTTTACCGCTATGTAGGTGGCGTAAACGCTAACACACTGCCTGTGCCGATGATGAACATCCTAAACGGTGGTAGCCACGCGGACAACGCAATCGACTTCCAGGAGTTCATGATCATGCCTATCGGTGCTCCAACTTTCTCTGAGGCACTTCGCATGGGTTCTGAGGTATTCCACAACCTGAAGAATGTACTGAAGAAGAAAGGGCTTTCTACAAACGTAGGTGATGAAGGTGGTTTTGCGCCGAACATCGCTTCTAACGTGGAGGCCATCGAGGTAGTGCTTCAGGCAATTGAAGCTGCTGGTTACAAGCCAGGAGATGACTTCATGATTGCCATGGATGCTGCCAGCTCAGAGTTCTACGATGCTTCTTCTGGTAAATACCACTTCAAGAAGTCTTCAGGCGATAGGCTGTCTTCTTCTGATATGGTAAGCTATTGGGCTGAGTGGGTAAATAAATATCCTATCATCTCCATAGAGGATGGTATGGCTGAAGATGACTGGGCAGGCTGGAAGCAACTTACAGAGGCTATCGGTGACAAGTGCCAGCTGGTAGGAGATGACCTGTTCGTTACGAACGTAGAGCGTCTGCAGCAAGGAATCGACCAAGGTGTAGCGAACTCTATTCTGATCAAAGTTAACCAAATTGGTACTCTGACAGAGACGATCAATGCGATCAACCTGGGTGCTCGTAATGGTTACAAGAGCGTAATGAGCCACCGTTCAGGTGAGACAGAAGATAACACCATTGCTGACCTGGCTGTTGCTCTAAACACAGGGCAGATCAAAACTGGTTCATCTTCTCGTTCAGACCGTATGGCTAAGTATAACCAACTGCTCCGCATTGAGGAGGAGCTTGGTGAGGTAGCATATTATCCTGGAAAGAAGTTCTAA
- a CDS encoding FtsB family cell division protein, with amino-acid sequence MKQRIPKIFRNFYFMISFLFIVWMLFFDSNDFVTQYQMRRQLNDLERDKEHYLEKMAEVEKDRKELMGNPELLEKFAREKYLMKRPHEEVFIIVPKEQ; translated from the coding sequence ATGAAACAGCGCATCCCTAAAATATTCAGAAACTTCTATTTCATGATTTCCTTTCTGTTTATCGTATGGATGCTGTTCTTCGACTCCAACGATTTTGTGACACAATACCAGATGCGACGCCAATTAAACGATCTGGAGCGTGATAAAGAGCATTACCTGGAGAAGATGGCAGAGGTGGAGAAAGACCGTAAAGAATTGATGGGAAACCCAGAGTTGCTGGAGAAATTTGCCCGCGAAAAGTACCTGATGAAGCGTCCGCACGAAGAAGTTTTCATCATAGTGCCTAAAGAGCAGTAG
- the hscA gene encoding Fe-S protein assembly chaperone HscA, translating into MAKVAINLSTGSLQQEEVIVGIDLGTTNSLVAYIHPEDKKPIAINDQGRGTIVPSVVHFAQNGETYVGNEAKDYLITDPANTIYSVKRLLGKSYKDLGEHKDYFGYKIIDDDSEGLVKIRVEDKFYSPIELSAEILKELRERAEHSLKTPVNRAVITVPAYFNDSQRQATRDAGKLAGLEVLRIVNEPTAAALAYGIGIDPNEEKIVAVYDLGGGTFDISILSIHQGIFEVLSTNGDTYLGGDDFDRAIINHWIQENQLIADTVNQDKNLSQELRLKAEEAKRTLSSQEVYTGNINGNIDCHLERHTFEALIAPIVARTINSCKQAMADAKLQPEQIDAIIMVGGSTRVPVVYEAVSEFFGKPANNSLNPDEVVALGAAIQADILAGNRKDILLLDVTPLTLGIETMGGLMDPIIPRNSKIPTKAGRQYTTSVDGQVNMKISVYQGERDVVKENRKLAEFDLKGIPAMPAGFPKVDVNFILNADGILKVEAVELRSGVRQEVEVKPQYGLTDQQVEQMLMDSITHAKEDVATRMQIEARTTAEQMLYQVERFLEKNGQHLTEEEINLTRENVQKLKDVLAAGGDKDAIYAAVDRLEEQTSPFAERVMQISIKQAMAGKKIE; encoded by the coding sequence ATGGCAAAAGTTGCAATAAACCTTTCTACCGGATCTCTTCAGCAGGAAGAGGTAATTGTAGGTATAGATTTAGGAACGACCAATAGCTTGGTGGCCTACATCCATCCTGAAGATAAGAAGCCTATCGCGATTAATGACCAAGGTCGTGGCACTATCGTACCGTCGGTGGTGCATTTCGCGCAGAACGGTGAGACCTATGTGGGAAACGAAGCAAAGGACTACCTGATTACTGATCCGGCAAATACAATCTATTCTGTAAAGCGCCTGCTGGGCAAGTCATACAAAGACCTCGGCGAGCACAAAGACTACTTTGGCTATAAAATCATTGATGATGATTCTGAAGGGCTGGTAAAGATCCGTGTGGAGGATAAGTTCTACTCACCAATCGAACTGTCGGCAGAGATACTAAAGGAGCTACGTGAACGAGCGGAGCACTCTCTGAAAACACCAGTTAACCGTGCTGTTATCACCGTGCCAGCATATTTCAACGATTCGCAGCGCCAGGCTACACGCGATGCCGGTAAGTTGGCTGGTCTGGAAGTACTTCGTATTGTAAACGAGCCTACTGCGGCAGCCTTAGCTTACGGCATAGGTATAGACCCGAATGAGGAAAAAATTGTAGCGGTGTACGACTTGGGTGGCGGTACTTTTGATATCTCAATCCTGAGCATCCACCAAGGCATTTTCGAGGTGCTTTCTACAAATGGCGATACTTACCTAGGCGGTGATGACTTTGACCGTGCTATTATCAACCATTGGATTCAGGAGAACCAGCTGATTGCTGATACCGTGAATCAGGATAAAAACCTGTCGCAGGAGCTGCGCTTGAAAGCAGAAGAAGCTAAGAGAACGCTGAGTTCGCAGGAAGTATACACAGGCAACATCAATGGAAATATTGATTGCCACCTGGAGCGGCATACATTTGAGGCTTTGATAGCTCCGATTGTTGCCCGCACGATAAATAGCTGTAAGCAAGCAATGGCGGATGCCAAGTTACAGCCGGAGCAAATAGATGCCATAATCATGGTAGGTGGCTCTACGCGCGTACCTGTGGTATATGAGGCGGTGTCGGAGTTCTTTGGCAAGCCAGCCAATAATTCGCTTAACCCAGATGAGGTTGTGGCTTTAGGGGCTGCCATACAGGCTGACATACTTGCTGGTAACCGCAAAGACATTCTGTTGCTGGATGTAACGCCTCTCACACTAGGAATCGAGACAATGGGTGGCCTGATGGACCCGATCATCCCTAGAAACTCTAAAATTCCTACAAAGGCCGGCCGCCAGTACACTACCTCGGTAGACGGACAAGTGAACATGAAGATCTCGGTTTACCAGGGCGAGCGCGATGTGGTGAAAGAAAACCGCAAACTGGCAGAGTTCGATTTAAAAGGTATCCCTGCCATGCCGGCTGGTTTCCCGAAGGTAGATGTGAATTTTATACTTAATGCTGACGGCATTTTGAAAGTAGAGGCTGTTGAGTTGCGCTCTGGTGTGCGTCAGGAAGTAGAAGTGAAGCCACAGTATGGTTTAACGGACCAACAGGTGGAGCAGATGCTGATGGACTCCATTACTCATGCTAAGGAAGATGTGGCCACGCGTATGCAGATCGAGGCGCGTACTACGGCTGAGCAGATGTTGTATCAGGTAGAGCGCTTCCTTGAGAAGAACGGTCAGCACCTGACGGAGGAAGAAATTAACTTGACCCGCGAAAATGTGCAGAAACTGAAGGATGTATTAGCTGCCGGTGGTGACAAGGACGCTATATATGCAGCTGTTGACAGGCTGGAGGAGCAGACCAGCCCGTTTGCAGAGCGCGTGATGCAGATCTCTATCAAGCAGGCGATGGCCGGTAAGAAGATTGAGTAA
- a CDS encoding alpha/beta hydrolase family protein, translating into MNVQRLLPLCMLLFVHIASAQKIERFYNVAATDTADNYTLVVKPTSGAPKGWVLLFPGFGEKPEDVLKETDLVARAAQAGYLVAIPYVDGNTALHISEAKIQPILRLVDNTSKKYKLKGKPLAVGGFSMGGTTAVKLTEYMLAVPTAVQEARVSALFAVDPLLDFERFERSTLKAVQRANSAMPRRMLQMLQTMLRNDFGTTAVQTPEKFYTISPYAYADTANTAIKPLKQLPVLFYTEPDIDNQFNSNRRDLYDLNTADCTAMIADLQSMGNQQVQLVITTAKGLRADGTINPHSWSILNVDQTINWLHRFMK; encoded by the coding sequence ATGAATGTTCAACGTCTGCTGCCCCTCTGCATGCTACTGTTTGTGCACATAGCTTCTGCACAAAAGATTGAGCGCTTTTACAATGTTGCTGCCACCGATACTGCTGACAATTACACCTTGGTTGTCAAGCCAACATCTGGTGCCCCTAAAGGTTGGGTACTTTTGTTTCCCGGCTTTGGAGAAAAGCCGGAAGATGTATTGAAAGAAACAGACCTTGTTGCAAGGGCAGCACAGGCAGGTTATTTGGTGGCTATACCCTATGTTGATGGCAACACTGCATTACATATCAGTGAGGCAAAAATACAGCCTATCTTAAGGCTGGTAGATAACACAAGCAAGAAGTACAAGCTGAAAGGAAAACCTTTAGCTGTTGGCGGCTTCTCGATGGGGGGAACTACAGCTGTAAAACTCACAGAGTACATGTTAGCTGTACCAACCGCCGTACAGGAAGCAAGGGTATCCGCACTTTTCGCTGTAGATCCGCTTCTCGATTTTGAGCGCTTCGAGCGCAGTACACTTAAGGCCGTACAGCGGGCAAATTCAGCCATGCCGAGGCGAATGTTGCAAATGCTACAGACAATGCTACGGAATGACTTTGGCACCACGGCCGTCCAAACGCCTGAGAAGTTTTACACCATTTCACCATATGCCTACGCAGACACGGCTAATACGGCAATTAAACCTCTAAAACAGTTGCCCGTGCTTTTTTACACCGAACCCGATATAGACAACCAGTTCAATAGTAACCGCCGCGATCTCTATGATTTAAACACGGCAGACTGTACCGCCATGATCGCTGATTTGCAAAGTATGGGTAACCAGCAGGTCCAGTTAGTCATTACTACAGCTAAAGGCCTACGGGCCGATGGCACTATTAACCCTCATTCCTGGTCTATATTAAATGTAGATCAAACTATAAATTGGCTGCATCGATTCATGAAGTAA
- a CDS encoding Ldh family oxidoreductase, translating to MYPYRQLFDFTQEVFLHMGCPEEDARLATEVLLAADLRGVDSHGVARLSGYVRLWEAGRINTKPNVRVVHETPSTATVDGDAGLGLVVAPRAMAVAKQKAEQAGSGWVSVKNSNHFGIAGYHAMMALEQDMIGIAMTNASPLVAPTFSTDRMLGTNPIAVAVPAKNQPPFVADLATAAAANGKLEILQRKEKKAPLGWIQTKEGQDSDNPNELKAGGALLPLGSDRDHGSHKGYALASVVDILSAVLSGANYGPWVPPFVAFLPVADNLPGEGIGHFLGAMRVDAFRPAEDFKQHMDNWIGTFRKANVVKGERSVLIPGDPEREMEEIRLIEGIPLLPPVERDLEALGQRFGIKL from the coding sequence ATGTACCCATACAGACAACTATTCGATTTTACGCAGGAGGTATTCCTGCACATGGGCTGCCCGGAGGAAGATGCTCGTCTGGCTACCGAAGTACTGCTAGCTGCCGACTTGCGCGGTGTTGACTCCCATGGCGTAGCCCGCCTGAGCGGCTATGTAAGGCTGTGGGAAGCCGGCCGCATCAATACCAAGCCAAACGTGCGTGTTGTACACGAAACACCAAGCACTGCCACTGTAGATGGAGATGCTGGTTTAGGCTTGGTAGTAGCTCCACGTGCCATGGCTGTTGCTAAACAGAAGGCCGAGCAGGCTGGCAGCGGATGGGTGTCAGTAAAGAACTCGAACCACTTTGGCATTGCGGGTTACCACGCCATGATGGCCTTGGAGCAAGACATGATTGGCATTGCTATGACCAATGCCTCTCCGCTTGTGGCCCCAACATTCTCAACCGATCGCATGCTGGGTACAAATCCGATTGCCGTAGCTGTACCTGCTAAGAACCAGCCTCCGTTTGTTGCCGACTTAGCCACCGCCGCCGCTGCCAATGGTAAGCTGGAGATACTGCAGCGTAAAGAGAAGAAAGCGCCTCTCGGTTGGATACAGACCAAAGAGGGACAGGACTCTGATAACCCGAATGAACTGAAAGCTGGTGGTGCTCTGCTACCACTCGGCTCTGACCGCGACCATGGTAGTCATAAAGGGTATGCGCTGGCCTCTGTGGTGGATATCTTATCTGCTGTGCTGTCGGGTGCCAACTATGGCCCCTGGGTGCCGCCGTTTGTAGCGTTCCTGCCTGTAGCGGATAACTTGCCAGGCGAAGGTATTGGCCACTTCTTGGGTGCCATGCGTGTGGATGCCTTCCGTCCAGCAGAAGATTTCAAACAGCACATGGATAACTGGATCGGCACTTTCCGTAAAGCCAATGTGGTGAAAGGCGAACGCTCTGTACTTATACCTGGTGATCCGGAGCGAGAAATGGAGGAGATTCGCCTGATTGAAGGTATTCCGTTGCTTCCACCGGTAGAGCGCGACCTGGAGGCCTTGGGCCAACGATTCGGCATTAAACTTTAG
- a CDS encoding phosphatase, which produces MNNRFALIDMGTNTFHLLVTEVDEQGQLHDLYKTKVPVRLGQGGISNGAIAPEASERALKTLRDFRHTIDDFGAETVRAMATSMVRNASNGEAFVKEVFKHTDIQVEVIDGAREAELIYYGVRAAGVLDEKVSMIMDIGGGSVEFILCNQQEIFWKQSFELGAQRLMDKFFTQDPIPAESIAAEKAYLNERLQPLTDAVAKYKPIVLVGSSGTFDTLCDISALRRGDTSRLAGPPAASVLAVEDFYTVHQDLLRKNHDERLAVPGMLEMRVDMIVLASIAVDFVLEKYKLQEVRVSSYALKEGVLYEMLQSRK; this is translated from the coding sequence ATGAATAACCGCTTTGCACTCATCGACATGGGCACTAACACATTTCATCTGCTGGTAACAGAGGTAGACGAACAGGGCCAACTGCATGATCTTTATAAAACAAAAGTACCCGTAAGATTGGGGCAGGGTGGCATTAGTAACGGAGCTATTGCCCCGGAGGCCTCAGAGCGTGCCTTAAAAACACTGCGAGACTTCCGACATACTATAGATGATTTTGGGGCTGAAACAGTACGTGCCATGGCTACCAGTATGGTGCGCAATGCCAGTAACGGAGAAGCTTTTGTAAAAGAGGTTTTTAAGCACACCGATATACAGGTAGAGGTGATTGATGGTGCACGGGAAGCAGAGCTAATTTACTATGGCGTGCGTGCTGCCGGGGTTTTGGACGAAAAAGTATCCATGATTATGGACATTGGAGGTGGCAGCGTAGAGTTTATACTTTGCAACCAACAGGAGATTTTTTGGAAGCAGAGCTTCGAACTCGGTGCGCAGCGCCTCATGGACAAGTTCTTTACCCAAGACCCAATTCCTGCCGAGAGTATAGCTGCAGAGAAAGCATACTTGAACGAGCGCCTGCAGCCTTTAACAGATGCCGTGGCTAAGTATAAGCCCATCGTATTAGTAGGTTCCTCAGGCACCTTCGACACCCTCTGTGATATCAGTGCCCTCCGTAGAGGCGACACTTCCCGACTAGCTGGCCCACCTGCTGCTTCTGTGCTGGCTGTGGAAGACTTCTATACTGTTCACCAGGACCTGCTTCGCAAGAACCACGATGAGCGCCTTGCTGTTCCTGGTATGCTGGAAATGCGTGTTGACATGATCGTGCTGGCTAGTATAGCCGTAGACTTTGTGCTTGAGAAGTATAAGCTACAGGAGGTACGGGTGTCGTCTTACGCACTGAAAGAAGGCGTGCTGTATGAGATGCTTCAGAGCAGGAAATAA
- a CDS encoding class I SAM-dependent methyltransferase — translation MYSFLTTENWADYELVDSGNFEKLERFGEYYVARPEPQAIWDKHLPEQEWQRLAQAVFTRDKGSQEKGQWKLKKGMPEQWFINYNYNDLKLRFRLGLSSFKHVGLFPEQDSNWKYIYDTTRKLKTPQPKVLNMFAYTGAATLAAKAAGADVTHLDSIKQVNFWARDNMEASNLDNVRWLVEDAMKYARREVKRGNKYNGIILDPPAYGRGPNGEKWQLENELNEMIKLCRGMLDGTDYFLLINLYSIGFSAMVLDNLMRDTFGDQVQNEELGELYLHDSGNRRLPLGTFFRFTSAKK, via the coding sequence ATGTATTCCTTTTTAACAACAGAAAACTGGGCCGATTACGAGTTAGTGGATTCTGGAAATTTTGAGAAGCTGGAGCGTTTTGGCGAGTATTATGTGGCCCGCCCTGAGCCTCAGGCTATTTGGGACAAGCACCTGCCAGAGCAGGAATGGCAGCGATTAGCCCAGGCCGTATTTACCCGCGACAAAGGCAGCCAGGAGAAGGGCCAGTGGAAGCTGAAGAAAGGAATGCCTGAGCAATGGTTTATTAACTACAACTATAACGACCTGAAGCTGCGTTTCCGCCTTGGCCTGTCATCCTTCAAGCACGTAGGCCTTTTCCCGGAGCAGGACAGCAACTGGAAGTATATTTACGATACCACCCGAAAGCTGAAAACACCGCAGCCGAAGGTGCTGAACATGTTTGCCTACACTGGTGCAGCCACCCTGGCTGCTAAAGCTGCAGGCGCCGATGTAACCCACCTCGACTCTATAAAGCAGGTAAATTTCTGGGCCCGAGACAACATGGAAGCCAGCAACCTTGATAATGTGCGCTGGCTAGTGGAAGACGCCATGAAGTATGCCCGCCGCGAAGTTAAGAGAGGCAATAAGTATAACGGCATCATTCTGGATCCTCCCGCCTATGGCCGTGGCCCGAATGGTGAGAAATGGCAATTGGAGAATGAGCTGAACGAGATGATCAAGCTCTGCCGCGGTATGCTGGATGGCACCGACTATTTCCTGCTCATTAACCTATACTCTATAGGTTTCTCGGCCATGGTACTGGACAACCTGATGCGTGATACTTTTGGTGACCAGGTACAGAACGAAGAACTTGGGGAACTATACCTACACGACAGTGGCAACCGCCGTCTGCCCTTAGGCACGTTCTTCAGATTTACTTCAGCCAAAAAGTAA
- the dapF gene encoding diaminopimelate epimerase, translated as MAISFYKYQGTGNDFVMVDNRKHVFPAEDEALVKHLCDRRKGIGADGLILLQDHPDYDFEMVYYNADGRVGSMCGNGGRCTVRFARQLGVIEDVAYFLAADGEHQASIEREQIHLKMNDVKEVEQIGEDYYLNTGSPHYVRFVEDVQNLDVYEEGRAIRYNERFKEVGTNVNFVQRLSDNEIFVRTYERGVEDETLSCGTGVTACALVASLKGMQSPVKVKVLGGELQVAFEQNEDGSFKHIYLVGPAKQVFTGSIPIQ; from the coding sequence ATGGCAATTAGCTTTTACAAGTACCAGGGCACGGGCAACGACTTCGTGATGGTAGACAATCGTAAACATGTTTTTCCGGCTGAGGATGAAGCACTGGTGAAGCATCTCTGCGACCGCCGCAAAGGTATTGGCGCAGATGGCCTTATTCTGTTGCAGGACCACCCGGATTATGACTTCGAGATGGTGTATTACAACGCTGATGGCCGTGTAGGGTCCATGTGCGGCAACGGTGGGCGATGCACGGTACGCTTTGCACGCCAGTTGGGCGTTATTGAAGATGTGGCTTACTTTCTGGCTGCCGATGGGGAGCACCAGGCAAGTATAGAGCGTGAGCAGATCCACTTGAAAATGAATGATGTGAAGGAGGTGGAGCAGATAGGAGAGGATTACTACCTAAATACGGGTTCCCCACACTATGTGCGATTTGTAGAGGATGTACAAAACTTGGATGTTTACGAAGAGGGCCGGGCTATCCGCTACAACGAACGCTTTAAGGAAGTTGGCACAAACGTAAACTTTGTACAGCGCCTTTCTGACAACGAGATTTTTGTCCGCACCTATGAGCGTGGCGTCGAAGACGAAACATTATCTTGTGGTACAGGGGTAACTGCCTGTGCATTAGTGGCAAGTTTGAAAGGAATGCAAAGCCCGGTTAAAGTAAAAGTATTGGGCGGAGAGCTGCAGGTTGCTTTCGAGCAAAACGAAGATGGCAGCTTTAAACACATCTACCTGGTAGGACCGGCTAAGCAGGTATTTACCGGTTCCATTCCAATTCAGTAA
- a CDS encoding GNAT family N-acetyltransferase: MFLKADQTYLRALEPTDLDFLYSLENDTSVWHVGNTLAPYSRFVLEQYLENAALDIYNVKQLRLVICNNSNEAIGAIDLFDFEPLHRRAGVGIVITAEYRGNGHAKEALGLLLHYCQYKLQLHQVYCSVTATNLPSINLFTQAGFQQVGVRKEWLRTPDGWEDVVEMQYLCK, translated from the coding sequence GTGTTTCTGAAAGCCGACCAAACTTACCTCAGGGCACTGGAGCCCACTGACCTCGATTTTCTGTACTCACTGGAGAATGACACCTCCGTCTGGCACGTGGGAAATACACTGGCCCCATACTCCAGGTTTGTGCTGGAGCAGTACCTTGAAAACGCTGCCCTAGATATCTACAATGTAAAGCAGCTGCGCCTGGTAATTTGTAATAACAGCAACGAAGCGATAGGAGCTATTGATCTGTTTGACTTTGAGCCGCTGCACCGAAGGGCAGGGGTCGGCATAGTGATAACAGCAGAATACCGTGGCAACGGACATGCAAAAGAGGCACTAGGATTATTGTTGCACTACTGCCAGTATAAGCTGCAGCTGCACCAGGTATATTGTTCCGTAACTGCTACCAATCTGCCCAGTATAAATCTCTTTACCCAAGCTGGATTTCAGCAGGTTGGTGTTCGTAAAGAGTGGCTGAGAACCCCTGATGGCTGGGAAGATGTAGTCGAAATGCAGTACTTGTGCAAATAA
- a CDS encoding GNAT family N-acetyltransferase, whose amino-acid sequence MSMIYRRATAADIEGMFRVRFAVQENKLSDPSLVTHEICRQMIEERGAGWVCEVGGEAVGFAIVDLSKANIWALFIEPAYERKGIGRKLHDEMVAWAFGKGLRKLWLGTDPGTRAEGFYRKAGWRAIGKEANGEIKFELEKHNFTPVQEPG is encoded by the coding sequence ATGAGCATGATATACCGAAGAGCAACAGCTGCAGACATAGAAGGTATGTTTAGGGTACGGTTTGCTGTGCAGGAGAATAAGCTGTCAGACCCTTCGCTGGTTACGCACGAGATCTGCCGTCAAATGATCGAAGAGAGAGGTGCAGGCTGGGTTTGTGAGGTAGGCGGAGAAGCAGTAGGCTTTGCCATTGTAGACCTGAGCAAGGCAAACATCTGGGCACTGTTCATTGAGCCGGCTTACGAGAGGAAAGGCATCGGCAGGAAATTGCACGACGAGATGGTGGCGTGGGCTTTTGGGAAGGGGCTACGCAAGCTGTGGCTCGGCACTGACCCTGGTACTCGGGCCGAAGGATTTTACCGTAAAGCAGGCTGGAGAGCTATAGGAAAAGAGGCGAACGGCGAAATTAAGTTTGAACTGGAGAAGCATAACTTTACCCCGGTGCAGGAGCCTGGATAA